Proteins encoded in a region of the Moritella marina ATCC 15381 genome:
- a CDS encoding dihydrolipoyl dehydrogenase produces the protein MNMINVDVAVIGGGTAGLGAYRAAKSHSDSVVIIEGGPYGTTCARVGCMPSKLLIAAAESVHHINKAPGFGIHPQGETLINGVEVMARVKSERDRFVGFVVEGVDEIPEQDKIAGYASFLNNNTLLVGDHTQINAKRIVIATGSRPAYPAVWNELGDRLVINDDVFEWDDLPKSIAVFGPGVIGLELGQSLKRLGVEVIMFGLGGQVGPLTDPGVMAYANKAFNEEFYLDADVKVESMTRQGEHVEIKYLDKNQVLQTVNVEYVLAATGRRPNVDKIGLQNTTLELDERGVPTADYYTMQTSVESIFISGDASNQIPLLHEAADQARIAGDNAGRFPQIRAGLRRSVISAVFTDPQIAMVGETYKQIITRLGNCGCFETGSVSFENQGRSRVMLRNKGLLHVYAEHGTGLFLGAEMIGPDAEHLAHLLVWAHQQKMTVSEMLDMPFYHPVIEEGVRTALRDLNAKLHLGPDMIKHCMDCGPGC, from the coding sequence ATGAATATGATAAATGTAGATGTAGCAGTAATTGGTGGTGGTACAGCTGGACTTGGTGCATATCGAGCAGCAAAGTCACACTCAGACAGTGTCGTGATCATCGAAGGTGGCCCTTATGGTACAACCTGCGCCCGTGTTGGCTGCATGCCATCAAAACTGCTTATCGCCGCAGCAGAAAGTGTGCATCACATTAACAAAGCACCGGGCTTTGGTATCCACCCACAAGGTGAAACCTTAATTAACGGTGTTGAAGTCATGGCGCGAGTGAAAAGTGAACGCGACCGCTTTGTCGGCTTTGTTGTGGAAGGCGTCGATGAAATCCCAGAACAAGATAAAATTGCAGGCTACGCTAGCTTTTTAAACAACAATACCCTACTGGTTGGCGACCACACACAAATTAATGCCAAACGCATCGTCATTGCGACGGGGTCACGCCCTGCTTACCCTGCGGTATGGAATGAATTAGGCGATCGTCTCGTTATTAATGACGATGTATTTGAATGGGACGATCTACCAAAATCAATCGCGGTGTTTGGCCCCGGTGTGATTGGCTTAGAATTAGGGCAATCACTAAAGCGCCTTGGTGTGGAAGTCATCATGTTCGGTTTAGGCGGGCAAGTCGGTCCATTGACAGATCCAGGCGTCATGGCCTATGCGAATAAAGCTTTTAATGAAGAATTCTATCTTGATGCCGACGTTAAAGTTGAAAGCATGACGCGACAAGGTGAGCATGTTGAAATTAAATACTTAGATAAAAACCAAGTGCTACAAACAGTGAATGTTGAATATGTACTGGCAGCGACAGGTCGTCGTCCAAATGTTGATAAAATTGGCCTGCAAAATACCACCCTTGAATTAGACGAGCGTGGCGTACCAACAGCGGATTATTACACGATGCAAACATCGGTAGAAAGTATCTTTATTTCTGGTGATGCCAGCAATCAAATTCCACTGTTACACGAAGCGGCAGACCAAGCACGTATTGCCGGTGATAACGCCGGACGTTTCCCACAAATTCGAGCAGGTCTCCGCCGTAGCGTTATCTCGGCAGTATTTACCGATCCACAGATTGCGATGGTTGGTGAAACATACAAGCAGATAATTACCCGTCTAGGTAACTGTGGTTGTTTTGAAACAGGCAGTGTATCGTTCGAAAACCAAGGCCGTTCACGTGTAATGCTACGTAATAAAGGCTTACTACACGTGTATGCAGAACACGGGACAGGATTGTTTTTAGGCGCTGAAATGATAGGCCCAGATGCAGAGCATTTAGCGCACTTATTAGTATGGGCGCATCAGCAAAAAATGACCGTGTCGGAAATGTTAGACATGCCATTCTACCACCCAGTCATCGAAGAAGGGGTGAGAACAGCATTACGTGACCTCAACGCTAAATTACACCTAGGTCCAGACATGATTAAACATTGTATGGATTGTGGCCCAGGCTGTTAG